The Streptomyces sp. NBC_01317 genomic interval CGTTGGCGACCAGTTCCGACTGGAGGACGATGCTGACCTCGGCGCCGACCGCCTCGACCTCGAAGGCGATCGCGGCGATGGCCCGCTGGGTGAAGGAGACGAGGCGGGTGGACCGTACCCGTACCGTACGGCCCGCCGGGGACGTCCACTCGACCGTGCGGTGCAGCAGCCCCGACCGCAGGTCGAGGACCCGTTCGTGGTGCCCCAGGCGGCCGTAGCGCAGGTCGAAGGGCTCGTCGTCCACCAGCAGCCGGATGATCTTGCCGTTGATGGTGTTGATGACGGTCTGGCTGGACTCCGGGTAGCCGTAGCCGGCTTCCGCGTACGGCAGCGGGCGCAGCTCGTACACCCCGTTCAGATACGTCCCCGGCAGGCCGTGCGGTTCGCCCTCGTCCAGATTCCCGCGCCAGCCGACGTGCCCGTTGGAGAGGGCGAACAGCGACTCGCTCTGCGGCAGGGCGTCCAGGTCGAGGGCCGTCTCGCGCAGGCACCACGGCTCGACGGCGTACAGCGGATGACTGATCACGCCCGCTCTCCCAACAGGTCGGCGAGGTCGTCCACGACGACGCTCGCGCCATGGCTCTTGAGGGCTTCGGCCTGGCCGGTGCGGTTCACCCCGATGACGAAGCCGAAGCCGCCGGTGCGGCCGGCGTCCATGCCGGCCAGGGCGTCCTCGAAGACGGCCGCGTGTTCCGGGTCGACGCCGAGGGCGCGGGCGGCGGCGAGGAAGGTGTCGGGTCTGGGCTTGCCCGCGAGGTGCTGCTCGTGGGCGACCCCCGCGTCGATCCGTACCTCGAACAGGTCCTCGATGCCGGCGCCGATCAGGACGTCACGGCAGTTGGCACTGGAGGAGACGACGGCGCGGTGGATCCCGGCGTCCTTGACGGCCCGTACGAACCGGACCGAGCCCGGATACGCCTCGACGCCCTTGGTTTTGATGTCCTGGAGGAGGAGGTCGTTCTTCCGCTCGCCGAGGCTGCGGACCGTGTCGCGGTCCGGCGGGTCGTCCGCGCTCCCCTCCGGCAGTTCGATCCCGCGCGAGGCGAGGAAGGAGCGGACCCCGTCGGCCCTCGGGAGCCCGTCCACGTACTCGTCGTAGTCGGCGACCTTGTCGAAGGGGCGGTAGCCGGGCCCGTCCCGCCGCTCCAGGAAGCCGTCGAACGTGGTCTTCCAGGCCGTCGCGTGCAGGGCCGCGGTGGGCGTCAGGACGCCGTCGAGGTCGAAGAGGCACGCCTGGATGTGCGCGGGGATTCCGAGGTCGGGGGATTCTTCTCCGGTCATGGTCCTGCCCTTCACGCGAATCACACGAAGCGGTCACCAGCCATGTCACCAGCCACGTCACCAGGCATAAATGCGGGTGATGATCTCCTGCCGGGGCACCTCGTCGGGGCCCGGGTGGCTGACCATCACCGGTACGTCGCTGGGATCACGCCCTTCCACCCAGTCGAACCCCTCGGCGTGCCCCGTGGTGACGTGGGCGTCCCGCTTCCTGAGGACTTCCTCGCAGCGCCGCAGCTCCTCGGCGTCCGCCGCCGTCCAGATCATGCACTGGAGCCCGATACCGCCGAGCGTGTGAGGAGCGTTGGATCCGAGGGCCCGCAGATAGAGCTGACAACCCGACGAACCGTCGACCATCAGGGCCGCCGTGGTGGTCCGCAGGGAGACCTCAAGCCCCAGCAGGTCGCGGTAGAAGCTCGCGGACTCGTCGAGGTCGAACACGTACAGCACGCAGGACGCCAGCTTCATGAAAACCAACCTACGCCGGGCCCACCGGTCCCGCTCGACCCTTGCGCCCACTTATGCGCCCCTTATTCGGTTTCGGCGCGGAAGGAGCAGAATAAGGAGAGGACAGCCCCTTGGAGGCGCACGATGACCCGTACCCGCTCCCGCTACTCGCCGGACCGCGGGCTGACCACGCGCATGGTGACGACCATGTTCCTGATCGGTCTGCTCTATGTGGTCCTCGTGGGTGTCCTGATCGCGCTGCTGAAGGGCGCGTGGCCGATCATCCTGATCGTCGCGGGCGCCCTGTTCATCGCGCAGTTCTGGTTCAGCGACCGCATAGCCGCCTTCGGGATGGGGGCGCACGAGGTCACCCCCGAGGAGGCGCCCGAGCTGCACGGCGCCATCGACCGGATCTGCGCGCTGGCGGACATGCCGAAGCCCCGGGTGGCCATCTCGCGCAGCGACATCCCGAACGCCTTCGCCACCGGACGCAGCGAGCGCACGGCGCTGGTGTGCGCCACCACGGGGCTGCTGCGCAGGCTGGAGCCCGAGGAGCTGGAGGGGGTGCTGGCGCACGAGATGTCGCACGTGGCGCACCGCGATGTGGCCGTCATGACCATCGCCTCGTTCCTGGGGGTGCTCGCGGGTGTCATCACCCGGATCGCACTGTGGAGCGGGGTGAGCCGCAGCAGCCGTGACGCGGGCCCGGCCGGTCTGGCGATCATGCTGATCCCGCTGGCCAGCGCGGTGGTGTACGTGCTCGGCTTCCTGCTGACCCGGATGCTGTCCCGCTACCGCGAGCTGTCCGCGGACCGTACGGCCGCGCTGCTCACCGGCCGTCCCTCGGCCCTCGCGTCCGCCCTCACGAAGGTGAGCGGCTCCATGGCGCGCATCCCGACGGAGGACCTGCGGAAGGCGGAGCCGTACAACGCGTTCTTCTTCGCTCCCGCGTTCTCCTCGAAGGCCAGCCTGGGGCGGCTTTTCTCGTCGCACCCGACGCTGGAGCAGCGCCTGGAGCAGCTGGCCCGGATCTCGACCGAACTGGCGCGGTAGCTCTCGTTCCCCGGTAGCTCTCGTACCCCCGCCGTCCGCACCCTTTGCCCGGAGGAGTTGGTCCCGTGGGTCTGCTCGACACCATCCTCGGCCGCAGCAAGCCGGTCCGCCCCGATCTCGACCAGCTCTTCGCCCTCCCCTCCGCCGCGATCACCCTCCAGGCGGGCGCCGGATTCACCCCCACCGGCCTCGGCTCGGTGTGTTTCGCGGGGGTCGAGGGCGGGAGCTTCGCCCGGGTCAGGGAGGACGTACGGGAGCTGCTGGACGCGGACACCGGGCGGGACGCCGGCCAGGGCGGCCATCCGGTGGAGTTCAGCCAGGACGCGTACGGCTACACCTGGCTGCTCGCCCGGCAACCGGCCGACGACCTCGGCGCCCTGGTGAACGACCTCCACGCGGTCAACACGCTGCTCCAGGACGGCGGCTTCGGGCCGCAGCTGCTCTGTTCGCTGGTCGGCTTCAAGGACGCCGAGCAGCGGCCTCTCGCGCTGGTCTACCTGTACAAGCGCGGCACGTTCTACCCGTTCGCGCCGCTGCCCGGCGGCTCCGAGAAGCGGGACAGCCAGCGGGAACTCCAGGTCAAGGCCGTGATCGGCGACGACCTGCGGATGGAGTCCGACCTGAGCCGGTGGTTCCCGGTCTGGGGCGCGCCGGGACTGGCCGTCAGCCCGTCCGGCGAGTGAGGACCAGCGCGGTGTTGCCCAGGGCGGCGTGACGGGGGTGAGCGCGGGCGCCCGTGTCGGCGGCGGTCAGCGCCCGGTCCAGGAACCTCAGCCGGCTGCGGTTGCGCCGGCGCTCGCAGGTCGCCCAGCTGCCGAAGACGATCCCGAACACGAGCATCAGCAGCGCCGTGGACCACAGTCCCTGGAGGGCCCACAGCGCCGGGGGCACCGCGAGGGCGGGGACGAGGACGGCGAAGAGCCAGGGGTGGCTCTCCAGCCTCTGCCGCCGGTGGGCCACCAGCCGGCGCAGGGCCGCGCGTTCGCGCGGGTCCCCGGGGATCCTGCCGCGCACCAGGTTGCGT includes:
- the htpX gene encoding zinc metalloprotease HtpX, translating into MTRTRSRYSPDRGLTTRMVTTMFLIGLLYVVLVGVLIALLKGAWPIILIVAGALFIAQFWFSDRIAAFGMGAHEVTPEEAPELHGAIDRICALADMPKPRVAISRSDIPNAFATGRSERTALVCATTGLLRRLEPEELEGVLAHEMSHVAHRDVAVMTIASFLGVLAGVITRIALWSGVSRSSRDAGPAGLAIMLIPLASAVVYVLGFLLTRMLSRYRELSADRTAALLTGRPSALASALTKVSGSMARIPTEDLRKAEPYNAFFFAPAFSSKASLGRLFSSHPTLEQRLEQLARISTELAR
- a CDS encoding VOC family protein → MKLASCVLYVFDLDESASFYRDLLGLEVSLRTTTAALMVDGSSGCQLYLRALGSNAPHTLGGIGLQCMIWTAADAEELRRCEEVLRKRDAHVTTGHAEGFDWVEGRDPSDVPVMVSHPGPDEVPRQEIITRIYAW
- the pspAB gene encoding PspA-associated protein PspAB, with product MGLLDTILGRSKPVRPDLDQLFALPSAAITLQAGAGFTPTGLGSVCFAGVEGGSFARVREDVRELLDADTGRDAGQGGHPVEFSQDAYGYTWLLARQPADDLGALVNDLHAVNTLLQDGGFGPQLLCSLVGFKDAEQRPLALVYLYKRGTFYPFAPLPGGSEKRDSQRELQVKAVIGDDLRMESDLSRWFPVWGAPGLAVSPSGE
- a CDS encoding HAD family hydrolase; the protein is MTGEESPDLGIPAHIQACLFDLDGVLTPTAALHATAWKTTFDGFLERRDGPGYRPFDKVADYDEYVDGLPRADGVRSFLASRGIELPEGSADDPPDRDTVRSLGERKNDLLLQDIKTKGVEAYPGSVRFVRAVKDAGIHRAVVSSSANCRDVLIGAGIEDLFEVRIDAGVAHEQHLAGKPRPDTFLAAARALGVDPEHAAVFEDALAGMDAGRTGGFGFVIGVNRTGQAEALKSHGASVVVDDLADLLGERA